The proteins below are encoded in one region of Microbispora sp. NBC_01189:
- a CDS encoding class I SAM-dependent methyltransferase: MIQTLPRVIAEPPGKPPPDGGAELQQLALRIATHPAAGHSGLTAVVRELSIGWRPVWDTEHATGRTDFLVDALARGRPWPSGICLELGSGTGQYTPVLAGTFGRVIVLDLAREMLARAPTHPGARVQAGAARLPLADASISAVACVDVLLFAREITRVLDAGGVLI; the protein is encoded by the coding sequence ATGATCCAGACGCTGCCGCGCGTGATCGCCGAACCGCCGGGCAAACCTCCGCCCGACGGCGGCGCCGAGCTGCAGCAGCTCGCCCTTCGGATCGCCACCCACCCGGCGGCGGGGCACTCCGGGCTCACCGCCGTCGTGCGGGAGCTATCGATCGGCTGGCGGCCCGTCTGGGACACCGAGCACGCCACCGGCCGCACCGACTTCCTGGTCGACGCACTGGCCCGCGGCAGGCCGTGGCCGTCCGGCATCTGCCTGGAGCTCGGTTCCGGCACCGGCCAGTACACCCCCGTGCTGGCCGGCACGTTCGGCCGGGTGATCGTGCTGGACCTGGCGCGCGAGATGCTCGCCCGCGCCCCCACCCACCCCGGCGCGCGGGTGCAGGCCGGCGCGGCCCGCCTGCCGCTGGCCGACGCCTCGATCAGCGCGGTGGCCTGTGTGGACGTGCTGCTGTTCGCCCGCGAGATCACCCGCGTGCTGGACGCCGGCGGCGTGCTGATCTGA
- a CDS encoding acyl-CoA dehydrogenase family protein, which yields MDDLLDLDDQLDPEHRLIRDTVADLVSGKVLPYVGEWFERGVFPARELAPALGSLGLLGMHLEGYGCAGLDAVSYGVACRELEAGDSGLRSFVSVQGSLAMFPIWKYGSEEQKEEWLPRLASGEAIGCFGLTEPDHGSDPAGMRTTARRDPSGDWILNGAKMWITNGSVADVAVVWARTDEGIRGFVVPTSAPGFSAAEIHRKLSLRASVTSSLYLDDVRLPASAVLPEVTGLKGPLSCLTEARYGILWGVVGAGRACLEAAVDYATTRVQFGRPIGGFQLTQEKLAWMAVALGQAGLTALHLGRLKDVGTLKPHQVSFGKLANVRAALDIAREARTVLGANGVTLEYPVIRHMTNLESVLTYEGTQEVHLLTLGKALTGLDAFR from the coding sequence ATGGACGACCTCCTGGACCTCGACGACCAGCTCGACCCCGAGCATCGCCTGATCAGGGACACCGTCGCAGACCTGGTGTCCGGCAAGGTCCTCCCGTACGTCGGCGAGTGGTTCGAGCGGGGCGTCTTCCCCGCCCGCGAGCTCGCCCCGGCCCTGGGCTCCCTGGGTCTGCTCGGGATGCACCTGGAGGGGTACGGCTGCGCCGGGCTCGACGCGGTCTCGTACGGCGTGGCCTGCCGGGAGTTGGAGGCGGGCGACTCCGGCCTGCGGTCGTTCGTGTCGGTGCAGGGGTCGCTGGCCATGTTCCCCATCTGGAAGTACGGCTCGGAGGAGCAGAAGGAGGAGTGGCTGCCCCGGCTGGCGTCCGGGGAGGCCATCGGATGCTTCGGCCTCACCGAGCCCGACCACGGCTCCGACCCGGCCGGCATGCGTACGACGGCCAGGCGGGACCCGTCCGGCGACTGGATCCTGAACGGCGCCAAGATGTGGATCACCAACGGCTCGGTCGCCGACGTGGCGGTGGTCTGGGCCCGCACCGACGAGGGCATCCGCGGCTTCGTCGTGCCCACCTCGGCGCCCGGGTTCTCCGCCGCCGAGATCCACCGCAAGCTGTCGCTGCGCGCCTCGGTCACATCCTCGCTGTATCTCGACGACGTACGGCTTCCCGCGTCCGCGGTCCTGCCGGAGGTGACGGGCCTGAAGGGCCCGCTGTCGTGCCTCACCGAGGCGAGGTACGGCATCCTGTGGGGCGTCGTCGGCGCGGGCCGGGCCTGCCTGGAGGCGGCCGTGGACTACGCGACCACCCGCGTGCAGTTCGGCAGGCCGATCGGCGGCTTCCAGCTCACCCAGGAGAAACTCGCCTGGATGGCCGTCGCGCTCGGCCAGGCCGGGCTCACCGCCCTCCACCTGGGCCGCCTCAAGGACGTGGGCACGCTGAAGCCCCACCAGGTGAGCTTCGGCAAGCTGGCCAACGTCAGGGCCGCCCTGGACATCGCCCGCGAGGCGCGTACGGTGCTCGGGGCCAACGGCGTCACGCTGGAGTATCCGGTCATCCGGCACATGACGAACTTGGAATCCGTGCTCACGTACGAGGGCACCCAGGAGGTGCATCTGCTGACCCTCGGCAAGGCGCTCACCGGCCTCGACGCCTTCCGCTGA
- a CDS encoding metalloregulator ArsR/SmtB family transcription factor, translating to MAIDSDAGRCVSADIAAGIPPAAALFHSLADENRLRIVQRLSRGEARVVDLVAELGLAQSTVSKHLACLRDCDLVDYRAEGRQSFYSLTRPELMDLLASAEQLLAATGHAVTLCPTPGPTPGGGALAAGEAVA from the coding sequence ATGGCGATTGATAGTGATGCTGGCCGCTGCGTCAGCGCCGATATCGCCGCTGGCATCCCCCCGGCGGCCGCACTGTTCCACTCCCTGGCCGATGAGAACCGGCTGCGCATCGTGCAACGCCTCTCGCGGGGCGAGGCGCGCGTGGTGGACCTGGTGGCCGAACTCGGGCTGGCCCAGTCCACCGTCTCCAAGCACCTGGCCTGCCTGCGCGACTGCGACCTAGTCGACTATCGCGCCGAAGGCCGCCAGTCGTTCTACTCCCTGACCCGGCCGGAGCTGATGGACCTGCTGGCCTCGGCCGAGCAGTTGCTGGCCGCCACCGGGCACGCGGTCACGCTGTGCCCCACCCCCGGCCCCACCCCTGGCGGCGGCGCGCTCGCGGCAGGGGAGGCGGTGGCATGA